The following proteins are encoded in a genomic region of Sorangiineae bacterium MSr12523:
- a CDS encoding beta-lactamase family protein — translation MKKAILLAALALVACSDASGSGDAQNDKGPGGGQNGPGPGSRAPTDSKPPSPLDPPPAGGGSVACDQETAAIQTAMDAAHPTNTDAVATIKTPACGVRFFTSGPAKVDATKLHRVASVTKTYTAGVVLKLVEEGKLSLDASASQWLPSIPGGAAVHVRHLLQHVSGLKPFDNTLGFQACLTFGCTPDRLLSLSFDQGQASQPGTTFAYANVNFVALGVIAEKVAGKPLATLLHEQVLTPIHAEKTFFAGGETVGGTLAIGRDEGGRDATNRLNMTGLYAAGNIAASPGDVLTWIEALGSGTFYGPDLQGEITKFIPFAGTTDYKYGLAMMELQPSASFGGGPGRGHNGDLIPGYHTQAFYFPERQTTVVSIIDYNPPGLAQNPQPIYAVFRAILKTLFSASP, via the coding sequence ATGAAAAAGGCGATTCTGCTCGCGGCCCTGGCGCTCGTTGCCTGCAGCGACGCCTCGGGCTCGGGGGATGCGCAAAACGACAAGGGCCCCGGCGGCGGGCAGAATGGCCCAGGGCCAGGCTCGCGCGCTCCCACCGATTCCAAGCCGCCGTCGCCCCTCGATCCTCCGCCTGCGGGCGGCGGCTCCGTCGCGTGCGATCAGGAGACCGCGGCCATTCAAACCGCGATGGACGCGGCGCACCCGACGAACACGGACGCCGTGGCGACCATCAAGACGCCCGCGTGCGGTGTTCGATTCTTCACCAGCGGCCCGGCCAAGGTGGACGCGACGAAGCTTCATCGTGTTGCCAGCGTGACCAAAACGTACACCGCCGGTGTGGTGCTGAAGCTCGTGGAAGAAGGAAAGCTCTCCCTCGATGCCTCGGCGTCGCAATGGCTCCCATCGATTCCCGGCGGTGCGGCGGTGCACGTGCGGCATCTTTTGCAGCACGTGAGCGGGTTGAAACCCTTCGACAACACGTTGGGCTTCCAGGCTTGTCTCACCTTCGGCTGCACGCCCGATCGCTTGCTCTCGCTCTCGTTCGACCAAGGGCAAGCTTCGCAGCCCGGGACGACCTTCGCGTATGCCAACGTGAACTTCGTCGCCCTCGGCGTCATCGCGGAAAAGGTCGCGGGCAAGCCGCTGGCCACGCTCCTTCACGAGCAGGTTTTGACCCCGATTCATGCGGAAAAGACCTTCTTCGCCGGGGGCGAAACCGTGGGCGGCACCCTCGCCATCGGTCGCGACGAAGGCGGGCGCGATGCCACCAACCGGCTCAACATGACCGGCCTTTACGCGGCGGGCAACATTGCCGCCAGCCCCGGGGACGTGCTCACCTGGATCGAGGCGCTGGGAAGCGGCACGTTCTACGGGCCGGATCTCCAAGGCGAGATTACCAAGTTCATACCCTTCGCCGGCACCACCGATTACAAATACGGTCTTGCCATGATGGAGCTGCAGCCCAGCGCGAGCTTCGGCGGCGGCCCCGGGCGAGGCCACAACGGTGACCTCATTCCCGGGTACCACACGCAGGCGTTCTACTTTCCCGAACGCCAAACCACGGTGGTCAGCATCATCGACTACAATCCGCCGGGCTTGGCGCAAAATCCGCAGCCGATTTATGCGGTGTTTCGCGCGATCTTGAAGACGCTGTTCAGCGCATCCCCGTAG
- a CDS encoding aminopeptidase, with protein MNTNRAKQAGVLSLTLFAAACSSASDDSGALQSALDTPSSETDYDVERYDLKGELDWARSRLVATVGIQLRGHGAVLLDSAVSEIKAVRLEDGTPLPFAVDREHQKLRVELPSRAESVRLEIDYEAEGAVSGGVGQSARLYMMPALEGDPAPVRAAFTFSERWGAHWWMPSHDVPSDRAFFSVDMRIPAHEKLVANGDLVSDERDEATNTHRVKFESGFTLPTYIMAFNVADLDVETIHVRSGGRNLPLSIWHRRGIPNDYRASLQETARAMKTYEALVGPYPFNAYSQVFMPGGWGEENASITLMGETLLDYSLYDGVDVAGHELAHQWFGDLVTNETFYDAWFKEGMATLLEMENMRGYLDEEDLGLLGSERNAPRDGEPIVRDRSIPITTYGTGPYARAAWLLSQIRSRIGNEGFWKTLRGVLRDHRYGTIGTDAFIEAFAPQLGSDTTAAVRRAVVAKSIPRLNVEAAAGGATVTLRDPDGALITPMVVRWVSPDGSSREQTLELDRPVSLSRAVPGEFLVIDPLDVHPDAKLFAAQDGAASDAKYETSLAPLLVPQGRKSIGQWLHAGGLHQMATLSRALPTMSPGEFDGFVRGLDAKEAEALAIQRACDVAVDPKLDAPTRAAWSGVIARALVQRPPSLGLRALGPKRWSTCGKVVDVEKLFAVDWARLEGFGGISEHRSAFLSQFDLPAARQFAIWSRVATRSRSLNERGIAVTNLTRYAAESLVPAASLPSWRAFFARLLTASQDNTVLDQTIRGVVATKGTTLSENAAAIEGLNAVLHDPVDYWFGRVHGNAVCAAYALIPGAPTSPAWQSFVAGLSDANLQPSVLSFVNDPARCASGLPF; from the coding sequence GTGAACACGAACCGCGCAAAGCAGGCTGGCGTTCTTTCCCTCACCTTGTTCGCCGCGGCCTGCTCCAGCGCGAGCGACGATTCTGGCGCCCTGCAGAGCGCTCTGGATACGCCCTCGTCGGAAACGGATTACGACGTGGAGCGGTACGACTTGAAGGGGGAACTCGATTGGGCGCGCAGCCGCCTCGTGGCCACGGTGGGCATTCAGCTGCGCGGGCACGGCGCGGTGCTTCTCGACAGCGCCGTTTCCGAGATCAAGGCCGTCCGCCTCGAAGATGGCACGCCGCTCCCGTTTGCGGTCGATCGCGAGCACCAGAAATTGCGCGTCGAGCTTCCGAGCCGTGCGGAGAGCGTCCGGCTCGAAATCGACTACGAGGCCGAAGGCGCCGTCTCGGGCGGGGTCGGCCAGAGTGCGCGCCTTTACATGATGCCGGCGCTCGAGGGCGATCCGGCGCCGGTCCGTGCGGCGTTTACCTTCTCCGAGAGATGGGGCGCGCATTGGTGGATGCCAAGCCACGACGTCCCCTCCGACCGCGCATTCTTTTCGGTCGATATGAGAATACCGGCACACGAGAAACTCGTGGCCAATGGCGATCTCGTGTCCGATGAACGCGATGAGGCCACGAACACGCACCGCGTGAAGTTCGAGAGCGGCTTCACGTTGCCCACCTACATCATGGCCTTCAACGTGGCCGATCTCGACGTGGAAACCATCCATGTGCGCTCCGGCGGGCGCAACCTGCCTCTTTCCATTTGGCATCGGCGCGGCATTCCGAACGACTACCGCGCATCACTCCAGGAAACGGCACGGGCGATGAAGACGTACGAGGCGCTCGTGGGGCCATATCCTTTCAATGCCTATTCGCAAGTCTTCATGCCCGGTGGTTGGGGCGAGGAGAATGCGAGCATCACCCTCATGGGCGAGACGCTGCTGGATTATTCGCTCTACGATGGTGTCGATGTGGCCGGGCACGAACTCGCGCACCAGTGGTTTGGCGATCTCGTGACCAACGAGACGTTTTACGACGCGTGGTTCAAAGAAGGAATGGCCACGCTGCTCGAGATGGAGAACATGCGCGGCTATTTGGACGAGGAAGATCTCGGCCTCCTGGGCAGCGAGCGCAATGCTCCGCGCGACGGCGAGCCCATCGTTCGCGATCGGTCCATTCCGATTACCACGTACGGAACGGGTCCCTACGCGCGCGCCGCGTGGCTTCTCTCGCAAATTCGCAGCCGCATCGGCAATGAAGGCTTTTGGAAGACCCTGCGGGGCGTGCTGCGCGATCATCGTTACGGCACGATTGGCACCGACGCGTTCATCGAAGCCTTTGCACCGCAACTCGGTTCCGATACGACCGCCGCCGTGCGACGGGCAGTCGTCGCCAAAAGCATTCCCCGGCTGAACGTGGAGGCCGCGGCCGGGGGCGCGACGGTGACCTTGCGCGATCCGGATGGGGCCCTGATCACGCCCATGGTGGTGCGCTGGGTTTCGCCCGACGGCAGCTCGCGCGAACAGACCTTGGAGCTCGATCGGCCGGTCTCGTTGTCGCGCGCAGTACCGGGCGAGTTTCTCGTCATCGATCCCCTGGACGTGCACCCCGATGCGAAGCTGTTCGCGGCGCAGGACGGTGCGGCGTCGGACGCGAAGTACGAGACGAGCCTCGCGCCGTTGCTCGTGCCGCAAGGCCGGAAATCCATCGGCCAATGGCTTCATGCGGGCGGGCTCCATCAGATGGCTACGCTCTCGCGGGCTCTGCCTACGATGTCACCGGGCGAATTCGATGGCTTCGTGCGCGGCCTCGACGCCAAGGAGGCGGAGGCGCTGGCCATCCAGCGCGCGTGCGACGTGGCGGTGGATCCGAAGCTCGATGCGCCAACGCGCGCGGCATGGTCCGGCGTCATCGCCCGCGCGCTCGTCCAGCGACCGCCCTCCCTCGGTCTTCGTGCGCTCGGACCGAAGCGATGGTCGACGTGCGGCAAGGTCGTCGACGTGGAAAAGCTCTTTGCCGTCGATTGGGCACGGCTCGAGGGATTCGGCGGCATTTCCGAACATCGGTCCGCGTTTCTCTCGCAATTCGACCTTCCGGCGGCGCGGCAATTCGCCATTTGGTCCCGTGTTGCCACGCGCTCCCGTTCGCTCAACGAGCGCGGCATCGCGGTCACCAACTTGACGAGGTACGCGGCCGAATCCCTCGTCCCGGCCGCTAGCCTACCCTCCTGGCGCGCCTTCTTCGCGCGCCTCCTGACGGCATCGCAAGACAACACCGTCCTCGATCAAACGATCCGCGGCGTCGTAGCCACGAAAGGCACCACGCTATCCGAGAATGCCGCGGCCATCGAGGGATTGAATGCCGTGCTGCACGACCCGGTCGATTACTGGTTCGGCCGGGTCCACGGAAACGCCGTGTGCGCTGCGTACGCGCTCATTCCTGGCGCGCCAACGTCGCCGGCATGGCAAAGCTTCGTCGCCGGCCTTTCCGACGCGAACCTGCAGCCGTCGGTTCTCTCCTTCGTCAACGACCCGGCGCGCTGCGCATCCGGATTGCCGTTCTAA